AGAATAATAATAACCACGTGGCGAGAGGGAGAAGCGTCTATGAGCTAGACTGTATCCCTCTCTGGGGAACGGTTTCGATTCAAGGTAATAGATCTGAGATGGAGGATGCTGTCGCCGTGCTGCCTCATTTCTTGAAGTTACCTATCAAAATGCTGATGGGAGATCATGAGGGTATGAGTCCAAGCCTCACTCACCTCACTGGTCATTTCTTCGGTGTTTATGACGGTCATGGAGGCTATCAGGTAATGCTATAATgactatattaaatatatttagtaAATGGAGGTTGTTAAATTGTATTATGGCTCTTATAGGTTGCTGACTACTGCCGAGATAGACTCCATTATGCTTTAGCTGAAGAGATAGAACGCATTAAAGACGAGTTGTGCAAGAGGAACACTGGAGAGGGTAGGCAGGTGCAGTGGGAGAAAGTCTTCACTAGCTGTTTTCTAAATGTAGACGGTGAGATTGAAGGAAGAATCGGCAGAGCCGCTGCTGCTGTTGGTGGTTCTTCTGATGTGGTTCTCGAGGCTGTTGCCTCCGAGACTGTAGGGTCAACAGCTGTGGTTGCTTTGGTTTGTTCATCTCATTTAGTGGTTTCTAACTGCGGTGATTCCAGGGCGGTTTTGTACCGTGGCAAAGAAGCCATGCCCTTATCAGTTGATCACAAAGTAAGATTTGAGCTTCTTTCTTTTGCTTACCTGACTTGACGAAGTTTTCTTGACGCCTCTTTCTTGTTTCTTACAGCCAGATAGAGAGGATGAGTATGCAAGAATAGAGAACGCTGGTGGGAAAGTTATACAGTGGCAAGGCGCTCGTGTGTTTGGTGTTCTCGCCATGTCTAGGTCCCTTGGTAAGCAATACTTCTCTTGATCACCACTAATGCATCTTTGAATGGCTTATTAATATCATCTATGGCACATCACAAGCACTATACCATTAGATCCTTTGTTGTGTGTTTCCTTCTCTGGACCATATTGCAGGTGACAGATACCTGAAGCCATATGTGATCCCGGAACCTGAAGTGACGTTCATGCCTAGGTCACGAGAAGATGATTGTCTAATAATAGCCAGTGATGGTCTTTGGGACGTAATGAGCAACCAAGAAGTCTGTGAAGTAGCGAGGAAACGGATCTTGATGTGGCACAAGAAGCACGGTGCACCTCCACTAGCGGAGAGAGGCAAAGGAACGGATCCAGCTTGCCAAGCGGCGGCTGAGTACCTCTCGGTGCTTGCTCTTCAGAAAGGAAGCAAAGATAACATCTCCATCATTGTGGTTGACTTGAAAGCTCAAAGAAAGTTCAAGACCAGAGCTTGAACGAGGCTTGATGATGAttactttttttccttttttactgGGGTAAGTTTGCAGAATCTTCTTAATATTTTAGATCGTAAGAGATCTAATTTCGACATGTTTCTACATATAATTTACTCAATATTGTTAGAGTAAagactgaagaagaagatgatgatgatgatgcataGCTAATTATAAGTACATTCCTTTTTTTCTCTATGGAAAGTTGGATTCGTATGTATTAAGAAGAAATAGGCCAATATAATGTTGCTTTTCCTTCTTTCATTTTGGGTATTGAAGTAGATGaacatgttgtaatgttttGTGATGTGGCTAATGAAACTGTAATTGAAACTATGCCACATTAACCCTTTTTGCCTTTTTTCTAACCTCTATagattaatgtctttttatgtTCTGTAACTTACAGTATTGTATATAGAGAGGGCCAGAATGCTAGAGTTGTAGATAACGGTTTCTGAGTTGATGTTTAGTTTTATTTCCGTAATATATTTCTAGACAATGCACTGGTAGTCAACAAGTGGACGTGCCGGAGTGGTTATCGGGCATGACTAGAAATCATGTGGGCTTTGCCCGCGCAGGTTCGAATCCTGCCGTTCACGGTTTTTGTGTTTCGTTTCCTTTTTctcatattttaattgtttccaTAGCTAAAAGGGTTAGTATGTATTTTTTTCACTAAGTGAACCAGACAGTGAAGGCAAAAATCTACTGTGCATTGTAATAGAATTTAGGTTTTTTGTCCACAATATAATCTAGATTATAGAAAGTTGATATCATTTTTAGATAATCTTCTTTTGCAGggaagaaagcaaaaaaaataacaaaaggttgataatataaatatttgaagttgACGGTTGGGGCAACTATAGCGCCGGCTCTCTCCTCTTCGTTCCCCTTTGACCAGAAATGCTAATTATTAGAATCTtcgataaatataaatttgaacaCATATTTTATTCGAAATTACAAGTTAACATGCTAATTACGCCTTTTAGTTTTCGTATAGAAAACGTGTTTAATAACACGTTATACATATACGACTACGTTGAACAATTTTGGCGTACCAATATGTGTTTGCTTCATCTAATCCAGCTGTATCAAAAGCTTTGTAATTTCACTTCCAACATTCACAAGCAAATTATCACCGTTTTCCAGCTTGTTTATAACAGAAAcaagttttgaaaaaatataacaaaagtttCTAGATACATGTCCAAATTCTCGTGGATTCACATATTTTGCTACCAAGTTCAAACATGGTAGTACTATATAAAcggtgagaagaagaaaaaaaaacgttatTATAAGAAGGGTAAAAGggaatatattttgaaaatttaagttgaATAGTTTCATTTTCATGGGTGACTTAGTAAAGGTGTAGTCAAGTACTAATTAGATCATTATACATTTTGTTCAAATATCTACTACGTTAAATGTATCTGCACATGTAATTAATTGATagcatgaataaaatatatgaaatgaaGAATTTTACACATAACTTtccttataagttataacataTCTTACAAGTAACATGTCTAACACTTCAAgacaaaaacatatttatttgcAAGGAAGGTGTTAAGTAAAGTAGTaatccagagaaaaaaaaatctaaacagaAGAAGCAAAGCATATAAAGCAAACATTATTACAGCATCATTGAAACCAACAACtcctcacaaaaaaaaaaaaattcttttaaaatcctaaAGGAAGCgtatggaagaagaagaaggagacgcGTCTACGCCGTTCTGGCTTCAATCCCGCCGCAATAACACTTACTTCCGCCGCACCTCTAGTCTCGGCGGCCGCGCAACCACCGTCGCCACACAAGCATTCTTCGCCGGAGCCGCTGCGATCCTCATAGTCTACTTCATCATCCCTCCATTCTTCAACTCTGTTTCACAGTTTCTCCGACCGCATTTGGTCCGTAAAAGCTGGGACTATCTCAACTTCGTTCTCGTCCTCTTCGCCGTCATCTGCGGTTTCCTCAGCCGCAACACCGGCAACGAAGAAAGCAATCACCACAATCAAGAACTCAGTAAAAACAATGACGTCATCATCGATCGAGGCAGTGTATCTAACGGTGTAGCTACGCCGCGTTATTGGATCGGTGATCAGTTTCCTGATCAGACGGTGTACAAGAGGTATAGCAGTTTACGTAGTAGTAGCTCGTATCCAGATCTGCGGCTCAGAGAATTCGAATCCGATGAACGGTGGAGATTTTACGACGATACACGTGTAAGTCAATGCCGTTACGAAGCTTTAGATCCGACCAATCGAAATCAAGAAGATGGCGGCGGTTCTGATACTGAGAAAGTTGAGGTCGTTGCGACGGCGGAAGTTGAAGTAGTAGAAGAGCTAACATCGCCTTCTAATCCGCGGCCTCTGCCTTCTGCTCCGCCGTATCCTTTTCCTGCTACGCCGTCTCCGCCTCGTGCTCCTCCACCGTCGAAGCCAGCGAAGAGGAGGACAAAGACAGTGTACCAAGATGTTGCTGCTgcaaaggaagagaagaaggagagaggTGATCCTGTGGCGGCGACGCCTCTGGTTACTCCGGTTCCAGCTCCGGCGACGGTGTATGAAAAGATTGGTAAAGAGGAGAGGAAGAAAGGCGGAGCAAGTAAGGACTTTCTGATTGCTCTacggagaaagaagaagaaacagagacaacagaGCATCGACGGTCTCGATTTACTCTTCGGCTCCGATCATCCATTCGACTATACACCGCCGCATCCTCCTCCCCCGCCTCCTCCACCACCTTTCTTCCAAGGACTCTTCTCGTCTAAAAAAGGCAAAAGCAAGATAACCTATTCAGCTCCACCGCCTCCTCCGCCTCCTCCGCCGCCTCCGCCGCCTCCACCTCATCGGAACTATAAATCACGCGCATCAATGGCGAAGACACACAATTCTCCATCAGAAGCAACTCAATTCATATGCATTGGAAGCGAATCACCATTAATGCCGATCCCCCCGCCGCCGCCTCCTCCGCCGTTCAAAATGCCGGCGTGGAAATTCGTGAAGCGTGGAGATTACGTCAGGATGGCAAGCAACGTCAGCATAAGCTCCGAAGAGCCTGATGATGATCCTGATGTAGCTCAATCAAGCTCAGTGGGGAGTATGTTCTGTCCGAGCCCCGATGTGGATACCAAGGCTGATGACTTCATAGCGAGGTTCAGAGCTGGACTCAAGTGGGAGAAGATGAACTCCGTGAAAAGAGGGAGATCCAATTTAGGACCCGAATCCGAATCTTAAACGGGTTTATTAAATCCTTTTGAGGCCTCGGCCCACCATGCGTACAGACGTTGATTTCTCTTTTTTGGAGTGTTTCATTCTTGATCGTCGATCCCATTTTTGGTGTGTAGTGT
This Brassica napus cultivar Da-Ae chromosome C6, Da-Ae, whole genome shotgun sequence DNA region includes the following protein-coding sequences:
- the LOC106406130 gene encoding protein phosphatase 2C 16 isoform X1, yielding MEEMTPAVAVTLSLANSICDSSPVDITQLKNVTDAADLLPDSTMEEQQPKKGSCDGSVVDEDEVEDTSAVISEGLLVVDAGSELSLSMEIENGRVLAKAIILGESSIEQVPTAQVLIQDTEIEDGSGVTASEVVIRLPEENNNNHVARGRSVYELDCIPLWGTVSIQGNRSEMEDAVAVLPHFLKLPIKMLMGDHEGMSPSLTHLTGHFFGVYDGHGGYQVADYCRDRLHYALAEEIERIKDELCKRNTGEGRQVQWEKVFTSCFLNVDGEIEGRIGRAAAAVGGSSDVVLEAVASETVGSTAVVALVCSSHLVVSNCGDSRAVLYRGKEAMPLSVDHKPDREDEYARIENAGGKVIQWQGARVFGVLAMSRSLGDRYLKPYVIPEPEVTFMPRSREDDCLIIASDGLWDVMSNQEVCEVARKRILMWHKKHGAPPLAERGKGTDPACQAAAEYLSVLALQKGSKDNISIIVVDLKAQRKFKTRA
- the LOC106406130 gene encoding protein phosphatase 2C 16 isoform X2, translating into MEEQQPKKGSCDGSVVDEDEVEDTSAVISEGLLVVDAGSELSLSMEIENGRVLAKAIILGESSIEQVPTAQVLIQDTEIEDGSGVTASEVVIRLPEENNNNHVARGRSVYELDCIPLWGTVSIQGNRSEMEDAVAVLPHFLKLPIKMLMGDHEGMSPSLTHLTGHFFGVYDGHGGYQVADYCRDRLHYALAEEIERIKDELCKRNTGEGRQVQWEKVFTSCFLNVDGEIEGRIGRAAAAVGGSSDVVLEAVASETVGSTAVVALVCSSHLVVSNCGDSRAVLYRGKEAMPLSVDHKPDREDEYARIENAGGKVIQWQGARVFGVLAMSRSLGDRYLKPYVIPEPEVTFMPRSREDDCLIIASDGLWDVMSNQEVCEVARKRILMWHKKHGAPPLAERGKGTDPACQAAAEYLSVLALQKGSKDNISIIVVDLKAQRKFKTRA
- the LOC106403057 gene encoding uncharacterized protein LOC106403057, coding for MEEEEGDASTPFWLQSRRNNTYFRRTSSLGGRATTVATQAFFAGAAAILIVYFIIPPFFNSVSQFLRPHLVRKSWDYLNFVLVLFAVICGFLSRNTGNEESNHHNQELSKNNDVIIDRGSVSNGVATPRYWIGDQFPDQTVYKRYSSLRSSSSYPDLRLREFESDERWRFYDDTRVSQCRYEALDPTNRNQEDGGGSDTEKVEVVATAEVEVVEELTSPSNPRPLPSAPPYPFPATPSPPRAPPPSKPAKRRTKTVYQDVAAAKEEKKERGDPVAATPLVTPVPAPATVYEKIGKEERKKGGASKDFLIALRRKKKKQRQQSIDGLDLLFGSDHPFDYTPPHPPPPPPPPPFFQGLFSSKKGKSKITYSAPPPPPPPPPPPPPPPHRNYKSRASMAKTHNSPSEATQFICIGSESPLMPIPPPPPPPPFKMPAWKFVKRGDYVRMASNVSISSEEPDDDPDVAQSSSVGSMFCPSPDVDTKADDFIARFRAGLKWEKMNSVKRGRSNLGPESES